The following proteins come from a genomic window of Musa acuminata AAA Group cultivar baxijiao chromosome BXJ1-7, Cavendish_Baxijiao_AAA, whole genome shotgun sequence:
- the LOC135679080 gene encoding uncharacterized protein LOC135679080 produces MAGCPATPNQPYHVRSISMPSRDHPLKLRIEEEKQKLKSLVAQSCLSAQTICEGLRALGGFYECIEELLPLPMSKYSNIQEKESVEVELDGSVRLLDLLGIMRDSMMTTKDQIRTLEIALRRQGVTVAESKMYTHIRFDKKAEKGIKSIFKLLKQMDDKYGSCCTNGKDSWMVTEILREARAITISLLQSIFKFLSMPTPQGKASKWSLISKALQKRKVASEGDQEEIEDNDGKIQRAQNQLRTLQISIEDIETGLECLFRRLIENRVSLLNILSL; encoded by the coding sequence ATGGCTGGTTGTCCTGCAACACCTAATCAGCCTTACCATGTCAGATCCATCAGCATGCCATCTAGAGATCACCCTCTCAAGCTCAGAATagaggaagagaagcagaagctCAAGTCTTTGGTGGCTCAATCCTGTTTATCAGCCCAAACTATATGCGAGGGATTGAGAGCGCTCGGAGGTTTCTACGAGTGCATCGAGGAGCTTCTCCCCTTGCCTATGAGCAAATATTCCaacatacaagaaaaagaaagtgtGGAAGTGGAGTTGGACGGATCTGTCAGGCTGCTTGACTTGCTGGGCATCATGAGAGACAGCATGATGACAACAAAGGACCAGATCAGAACGCTTGAAATAGCCCTCAGAAGGCAAGGAGTAACAGTTGCAGAGAGCAAGATGTATACTCACATTCGTTTTGACAAGAAGGCAGAGAAGGGTATCAAGAGTATCTTCAAATTACTGAAGCAGATGGATGACAAGTATGGCTCATGTTGTACCAACGGCAAGGACTCATGGATGGTGACCGAGATTCTGAGGGAAGCAAGAGCAATCACCATTTCCCTTCTCCAGTCCATCTTCAAATTCTTGTCCATGCCGACGCCGCAAGGCAAAGCTAGCAAATGGTCTCTTATCTCAAAGGCATTGCAAAAGAGGAAAGTGGCCAGTGAGGGCGACCAAGAGGAAATTGAAGATAATGATGGGAAGATACAGAGGGCACAAAATCAGTTGCGGACATTACAAATCAGCATCGAAGATATTGAAACAGGATTAGAATGCTTATTTAGAAGACTAATCGAAAATAGAGTCTCTCTTCTTAACATCCTAAGCCTGTAA